The nucleotide window ACTGTTTACCTGGGGGCTTCCCTCACCTCAGCCAGCCTCTGTTTGAAGTCAGGCTTTGGAGTTTTGCATATGAAACCCCTGTTGCTGTATTTGTCTCTGCCCTTTTGTGGATTTGGGTGGTGACTCATGtggctaccttttgtttcttcGCTTCTCCCCACAGTAAAGTTTGCTTGCTCAGGCACAGCCTCCATTTCCTGCCTTTTCCGAAGTCTTGGTCCTTTAAATACGATACAAGCTGACTTAGACTTTGATCAGAACTTTCCAGTAcgcaggaaattaatttatgatcctgattaagagagcttaaaaTCAATCCTTTCTGTAATTCTTCATCTAATACTCTGCCACATCTCTGAAGTTTAGCAAGAAGTTCTAAAAATCGCTCTATATATTTATCCAGACTGCCTCTTTCATtagtttctttcagagaaaaTAACTCTTTGTACAGAAACATGAtgtggctctttgttttcttgcAGACTCCCTGCAGCTTTTCATAAATCTCCTTTACACTGTTGCATCCTGTACAGATATTTAATGCTTCATCTGAtagagcagaaataagcagagacttTACTTTTGTGTGCTTACGTCTCCATGAAGCTGTTGCATTCGCATCCTCAGCCaagggttctctctcagtcagGATTTCTTCCAACTCTTCTCCTTCCAGGAGGGCTTTAAATCCCATAGTTCGAAGTTATCTTTTTCCAGCCTTGGAATGCGTCTCTCGAGCAAAGATACTTCAGCCATCTTTTctatctctgttctgcttttctttctaacttaaagtctcccttgtaaattacacacaaacacttttagcttcagctacaacttgcattcaacttagtttgctgggcccataacccttgttgcgctgtgtgtaatttgtgtgcttaatttcatttaaagcaacacaacagcagcagattaacagcagatgttgaaatgcaagtgtgcagcatgtgcatgcatttgctgaagaaagcaggcttttaccctgcatcagcatcactgagacttgagacttagtaaaataagaaaagctactttatttatagaaatacatagtagatacaaaaggcatacctagttctaactaactagctaagttggaggcataacacccaggtgtaggagttagccccatgcttggagagagcagagacaaagggatgtctcctctctcccggacagtcggaggacaaaggagtggaaagggtggaaggaggaggggcaggtaagcttccttaAAGActtcacagtctagcgacagaaggaattcagtcagagcatcacaggtaaaggtaaacaagcctatccatctggaggatcctagctctatcttccttctggagcacaaacaaaagaacaaaacaggagttgctcttgccccacttccaacatcatGCACCATGTTGCAATCACTGAATGACAGGCATGTGAATTTATCCCAACTTCCACTGAAACCAAATATGTTCCCCTCCTGAGTAAATGTGAGACTTGTTACACCACTTTCcaaatgtttcctttaaaatgttgCATTTCTACATCTCTTCTCAGTGCAGAAGAAGTGCTTTGCATTCcttaatcctcacaacagccctgtgaataTTACAAGTGTCACATACTAAATAGTCACCACAGGGATCAGTTATTAAATGTGCATGCAACCAATATGCACCGTATATCTTATAGGTGCACACATTGGTACAGTATATATCTTTGGGTGTATATATTTTACATGCAAATATCTCCAAATTAAGGTGGAATTAACACCTTTGCACAATGCAGTGGAATGAAATGGTAGTTCTTGGTAGAATGGACTGTCCCATTTCAGAGTATGTGAGATTCTTGTACATTTTGATAAATACTTGCCTGTGTAATAATATCCCTGTAGGTAGAGAACTAGCATAGCAGAGGATGGAATGGGGTAGAACCTCTGTCCCTGatgtgtttattttctttctgtagGGAATTTATTTGGGGGCAATTAATCATAAATGGCCCTCCCAACTGCAGCCTGAACCAATAAAACCCCACTGGATTACCTCAAGACTCTACCACTACATTCAGCTAGGCCTATGTCCCACTGATTTCCACTGAATTTCACTTCCTGCAGCTTGGTTACAATCCCCAGCAGTGGATTCAAATGCAAAACTCTCACTTATTTTAGGGCTTGCAGAAGTGCATTCTTAGTGTTTCAAAAAGGGAAGATGTTGGGATTTTTACCTGTATGGAAAGCCATGTCTTCCACCCTTGAAAGCTTTTGCCACTAATCTCTGATGTGTAGAAGTTGATTTTAGTAATGACAAAAAGgccctctgcacatgctcagatgcaCTCTATTATTTGTCCAATGCTTGGCAAAGAAAAGAGGTTCCAAGGCTGATCGTCTTACGCTCAGGCTTCTATCAGGTCATGCATATCTTTAAATTCATTTTTGATCATACATATGCCTGGAGTGAGAGCCAgtttggtgcagtggttaaggtgttgggctatgacctgggagaccagggttcgaatctccacacagccatgaagctcactgggtgactttgggccagtcactgccactcagcctcagaggaaggcaatggcaaaccccctctgaataccgcttaccatgaaaatcctattcattgggtcgtcaacttgaaggcagtccatttccatgttcatGCCTGGGGCACAATCCAACAGAAAGTTCTCCTGCACAAACCTCTCTTGCAATGTAAGGGAGCCTTCACAGGAGAACCTCCTGTTGGATTGGTCCTCTAGTAAGTGCacgctggggagggggggagtgagtgagagagagagagagagagagagagagagagagttgcccATTGGCAAACATATATTAACATCTCTGTGTTACACACATATGTAGAAGTATGCATGTGCTTTTGTGGGCTTGTTTAATCATGCAGAATCACAAGGATACTGACACTGCAGGCCTGTGTACATGAGCACCTGATTAATTTTGCTTTCCAAACACTGCCCACTTGCCAGGCATAATTTCCTTTGAAAGGGTCTGCTTCAAAATAATCGACTCCCAAATAAATAGCCTTGGATTCCTTTTCTGCATGACATGATCAAATTTTCATAAAGCGAGGGGGCAGCTTTGGAGAACAGAACTCTTAATAAATGACATGATTATGGAGTGGGGgactggaggagaaggaggggaggttgAAGCCTTCTCGCCTGTTGGAGGATTTATTAAGAGGCCTGTGCATTCAATTTTCTGCATGTAAGTAATTATCTTTGATTTCATTTCCCGACCTCCTTTCCAGAAAGCTGCAGCGGCGAGAAAAGCCCTCCGGGCTCCTCGGCTTCCAAGAGGGCCCGCACGGCTTACACCAGCGCCCAGCTTGTCGAGCTGGAGAAGGAATTCCACTTCAACCGCTACCTTTGCAGACCCCGCCGGGTGGAGATGGCCAACCTGTTGAACCTGAGCGAGAGGCAGATCAAGATCTGGTTCCAGAACCGGAGGATGAAATACAAGAAGGATCAGAAGTCAAAAGGCTTGGGGTCTTCCTCGGGGGGCCCTTCCCCGACGGGGAGCCCTCCCCAAGCCATGCAATCCTCCGCAGGCTTCATGAGCGCCCTTCATCCCATGACTTCAAACTATGACGCCCCCTCTCCGCCCCCCTTCAACAAAGCTCACCAGAATGCCTACACCATGCCCACTGCCTACCAAAACCCCATCAAAAGCTGCCCCACCCAACAGAAGTACACAAACACGGCGCCAGAGTACGATCCGCACGTCCTACAGGGTAATGGGGGAGGCGGCTACGGCCCCCCCAATATGCAAGGCAGCCCGGTGTACGTGGGCGGCAACTACGTGGATTCTATGCCCAGTTCCGCTCCGTCGCTTTACGGGCTGAACCCCCTCCAGCATCACCAGCCCCCCAGCATGGAGTACAACGGGGGCCCCCAGATGGGCTCCAACCAGCACCATGGACCTTGCGAGTCCCATCCAACTTACACAGACCTTTCCACCCACCACGCTTCTACTCAGGGTAGAATCCAAGAGGCGCCCAAGCTGACCCATCTGTGATGAGGGGCACGACAGACttggtggggtggggaagtgAATAGAGAACGGGGAGGGGGTTGCTGGTTGGGTCGGTTTGTTGGTTGTGTTGGAGAGTGTTGGTtggctctcttttttttaaagaagaaaaagcatctgtgttgaaaccttttaaaaagccGTCAGATGGCCCCCCTGCAAAGTGAAAACTGTTACCACCTGGGTGAGTCACTGTTGCCTCTTGTCACTTCCTTCTATCCCAGCCTGCCCCTACCCGCTCCACTCCCCCTccagcaagagcagcagatggGAATCGATGTTGATCAAGAGCTGACTTTCCAGGGCTAAAATGAAGTGCAAAGGGCTTAGCCTGCCTGGCAGATACGTCATTTGATTTGGAAACCTTTCTACCAATCCCATTCTCAGAACGGGGGTTGTGGGGGCGTGGCTTGTGTTTCCTTAGTGGAGAACAAGATGCTCTCTGTATGTACTGACAGCGCAAAGTCCTCTTCATACTGCGAATCTGAGCCTTCATATTataaagaaaaaagggaggggcaGGTCCCGTGGCTGGTTCTAAAGGACCCTACTTTAAATTAAGTCCAGATTTAAACCGAATGTGTGAAGCCAGTAAGATTTCTTGGCCTCCATGTAGGAatcttctttttttcttcagtGCAAGCTCGCTCTGTTCCCGCAAATTCTGGGCATTTTGGTCGGACTAAGGCAAGTCTGCATATCAATAAAGTAGGAGATGGGAGACTAAGGTGACAGGATTCTGGACTGTACCTTTTCAAactccaggtgtgtgtgtgtacatagatGGCGTTTATTAAATGCTGtcccccagaaaaaaaaatcaaaacaaaacactgcCGGCAGTAAACCAGCACTTATTTCTGATGTGCTAATTTTCTAGTGTAGGGAGTATTCAAAAACGCAATTCTCCATATGTAGTTTGAAGTGGGATAGTTTAAGCACTTTGCTAACTCATCCTACCACCTAGTTCTCTGTAACCATGGAAATACCCTTATTACTCCTAAGTAAATCTACATTTTAAGCATCCTCAGTTGGAAAGAAgtgccactgaaatcagtgagacttcCAAACGAGGGAAGTGCCACATATCCAGTGTGCTCCAAGCCCACCTCTTGAAACCACCCTTTTGTGTGTACCATCTGGGTGGCAAAGAACTCATCCCCTCACTTTCATGATCATGGTGGATGGAGTGGTGATTCAAAACTTTGTTACTGCCAATTATTCCAAATTAAAAGTGTGTGGCCTTGTTTATGTGCCGTATATAGAGCATAAAAAGTAAAAacagcagaatattttttttcataTAAGATAGCTCCTTTCCTTTAGTACAGATTGATTATTAATAAAGTGATTAAAATAGCTTGCCCAAGGTTATCCTACAGACATCAATCCTCAAGGCGCTTACTTAGTAATAAGACTTGAAGGGCACAATCCAGAGGGTAATGCTGTTGCAAATCATTCCAGTGGAACATGCTGGGAGAACTTGCTGCTAAATGTTGCCATTATGTCCACAGAATACTCCTCCCCGACCTAAAATCTCTtagactacaatcctatacacgccTACCTGCAAGTATATCTCacagaactcaatgggacttctgtgTAGGCGTATATAGGGTCGCACTATTAATTGTAATAAAACCCATTTCGGGTGTGTGTATTGACAAATGCATTTGTTTACAATTGTAGAAGTCTACATAGGTGTTGTAGAGACAATCAGGTACATATATATCAGACATTAAAGGCTTTGTTTCAAGCAAGGCCGGTTTTTTTAGAACAGTGAACTCGGAGAGAGGGATCATCAGTGAATTTAACCCCTTCTACAATACTTTtgaaaatctgataaataaattaacaattcGTGAAGCCAATAAATCGATtccaaatttgcattttaaattcatttttgtcCTGAGGTTTCGACACAAATGTTTTGAATGTAGAAATGGGtgttgattttttttagaaaaaatgcaAGAATCCATCGATATAGacaatttaatttcctttttaaaagaaaaaaagcatacAATATGCACACAAAATTGTGGTCGTAGATCGTGAATTCACCCAGTATTCTTAAAGATGTCCTCCTCCCCCACATCTAAATAAGAAATCTATCAAACAGCACAAGCAAAGTCCAAGACTTTCAGTGGAAAACCACCCTCACCAAGTGTTCCACTCCCACCTTATCTCCACCACATACAAACTTGCATTTTCCTTCTTAAGTTGGTTCCCCGCCCCCTTGACCCCTTTCCTCCGCCAGCCCTAC belongs to Rhineura floridana isolate rRhiFlo1 chromosome 11, rRhiFlo1.hap2, whole genome shotgun sequence and includes:
- the HOXB3 gene encoding homeobox protein Hox-B3 produces the protein MQKTTYYDTSTLFGGYSYQGANGFGYEGPPPQAFQPAAHVENDYQKPACTLQSLGNAAPLAKTKDLNGSCMRPSLRQEHHPAPPVSPPPNTITANSSSSSNSSSSSSSNNHSQPGGVKSVPSKSSLGSSNAALTKQIFPWMKESRQNSKQKNSSPSAESCSGEKSPPGSSASKRARTAYTSAQLVELEKEFHFNRYLCRPRRVEMANLLNLSERQIKIWFQNRRMKYKKDQKSKGLGSSSGGPSPTGSPPQAMQSSAGFMSALHPMTSNYDAPSPPPFNKAHQNAYTMPTAYQNPIKSCPTQQKYTNTAPEYDPHVLQGNGGGGYGPPNMQGSPVYVGGNYVDSMPSSAPSLYGLNPLQHHQPPSMEYNGGPQMGSNQHHGPCESHPTYTDLSTHHASTQGRIQEAPKLTHL